From a region of the Syngnathoides biaculeatus isolate LvHL_M chromosome 2, ASM1980259v1, whole genome shotgun sequence genome:
- the LOC133491093 gene encoding beta-1,3-galactosyltransferase 1-like, whose protein sequence is MPSKVSCFYLLTVVCWASALWYLSVSRPSTSYVGQLSIPIRKAPKLNKNTTFGNYRSRSLNPHDFAYIINDAKKCELETPFLVILISTTHKEFDARQAIRETWGDESTFPDVRVVTLFLLGRSTDAVLNHMVEQESQIFHDIVVEDFIDSYHNLTLKTLMGMRWVATYCSKAQYVLKTDSDIFVNMENLIYNLLKPTTKPRRRYFTGYVINGGPIRDMRSKWYMPRDLYPDSKYPPFCSGTGYVFSADVAELIYQTSLHTRLLHLEDVYVGVCLRKLGIHPFQNSGFNHWKMAYSLCRYRRVVTVHQISPEEMHRIWNDMTSKKHLKC, encoded by the coding sequence ATGCCTTCGAAGGTCTCCTGTTTCTACTTgctgacagtggtttgctgggCCAGTGCTCTATGGTATCTGAGTGTGTCACGCCCATCCACTTCTTATGTGGGCCAGCTGAGTATCCCGATTCGCAAGGCACCCAAGCTCAACAAAAACACCACCTTCGGCAACTACCGTTCTCGGTCTCTGAATCCCCATGACTTTGCGTATATCATCAATGACGCCAAGAAATGTGAGTTGGAGACCCCTTTTCTTGTCATCCTAATAAGCACCACTCACAAGGAATTTGATGCACGGCAGGCAATAAGAGAGACGTGGGGTGATGAAAGTACATTTCCTGATGTGCGCGTGGTCACGCTCTTCTTGTTGGGTCGCAGCACGGATGCTGTCCTAAACCACATGGTGGAGCAGGAGAGCCAGATCTTTCATGACATTGTAGTTGAGGATTTTATTGACTCTTACCACAACCTGACGTTGAAGACACTGATGGGCATGCGCTGGGTGGCCACCTATTGCTCTAAAGCCCAATATGTTCTCAAGACAGACAGTGACATATTTGTCAATATGGAAAATCTCATTTACAACCTCCTCAAGCCCACCACTAAACCCAGGAGGAGATATTTCACCGGTTACGTCATCAATGGCGGGCCAATCAGAGACATGCGAAGCAAGTGGTATATGCCGAGAGACTTGTACCCAGACAGCAAGTACCCACCATTTTGTTCTGGCACTGGCTATGTGTTTTCGGCAGATGTAGCCGAGCTCATCTATCAAACCTCTCTGCACACCAGGCTTCTACATCTCGAGGATGtgtatgtgggtgtgtgtttgcgtAAACTGGGGATCCACCCTTTCCAAAACAGTGGTTTCAACCACTGGAAAATGGCGTACAGCCTCTGCCGCTACCGCCGAGTTGTCACCGTCCACCAGATCTCCCCTGAGGAGATGCACCGCATATGGAACGACATGACCAGCAAGAAACACCTTAAATGTTAG